One window from the genome of Diospyros lotus cultivar Yz01 chromosome 11, ASM1463336v1, whole genome shotgun sequence encodes:
- the LOC127812739 gene encoding uncharacterized protein LOC127812739, protein MSAQGGDHVDQDPLGAEMLRPLRDYLHPPRQTTPSCIVLPVNHHRFNFKPGTIQMLPTFHGMDSKNPYTHMREFEEVCGTCVDQNVNEDTVRLKLFPFSLKDKAKMWLNTLESRSIGTWREMQTKFLKKYFPANRTASLQRQMMNFACKPTESFAQAWDRFKDLLLTCPHHAFEQWRVVSFFHDALTPNLKMFVSTMCNGEFYEKTPEEAFHFFDTLAENTRNWEVSPLSLEDSREHVSPQPRGKFQISESDNINARLTALTKKMEELELKKTKAVHEVEVLCVVCETNGHMTEDCPTIPAFKEVLYGQASGAQPRQTKGYNPNSNTYHPNSRNHPNFSWRNDSAAQPHAPFPSQPQSYQPNQGSSSAYQPPHKRSLEDTLQQFMQGQIGTNTQVAKFQEQTNRALEDMRSQLTKLTQTLSVREPGKFPSQPSPNPVSQAHRAEGSSSENHEQVQSVTVLRSGKVIEKPKDPRTMINIPLLDAIKQTPSYAKFLKDLCTVKRKINVREKAFLTEQENAKPVRQMQRRLNPNMKEVVRGEVLKLLDAGIIYPISDSKWVSPTQVVPKKSGVTVIANENNELIPTRIQTGWRMCIDYRKLNSVTRKDHFPLPFLDQVLERIAGHAFYCFLDGYSGYNQIEIALEDQEKTTFTCPFGTFAYKRMPFGLCNAPATFQRCVMSIFSELVENVVEVFMDDFLVYGDSFNSCLKNLERVLERCKETHLVLNWEKCHFMVTQGSVLGHIVSSKGIEVDQFKVELIQKLPAPKNVRDVRSFLGHAGFYRRFIASFSAIAKPLCRLLVLDMPFEWTSKCQAAFEKLKNSLVSAPIIQSPDWSLPFELMCDASDYAIGAVLGQRKDKKPYVIYYASKTLNEAQKNYTTTEKELLAVVYALDKFRSYLVGSLVIVFTDHAALKYLLTKQDAKPRLLRWILLLQEFHIEIRDKKGVENVVADHLSRLPCQNLNQFENPIQDSFPEEQLFQTNTQTEPLTFPWYADIANYLVTRQIPDYWSKLDKENFFRKVVTFFWDDPYLFKYCPDQIIRRCIPNHETSGQAELANREIKHILEKTVATNRKDWSLRLVDALWAYRTAYKTILGMSPYRLVYGKPCHLPVEIEHRAYWAIQRINKSLTEAGFSRKLQLNELDEIRNDAFENARLAKLRMKELHDRRIIRKSFHVGQQVLLYDSRLHLFPGKLKSRWVGPFIIKSISKYGAFEIENQESGQCLKYYPSLPQNDLKKIYATRCERLRMLMYKNIPEDIRWLIEAKVRFVGFTSINRDDKICFIKDGLSKESLDDIRLTLETHPCGIVQREILALWTQFRSDHQRYSLGNLTIIDPVCQSIRKLDGKPIPAS, encoded by the exons ATGTCTGCTCAAGGGGGTGATCATGTTGATCAAGATCCCTTGGGAGCTGAAATGCTTCGACCTCTCAGGGACTATTTGCACCCTCCGAGGCAAACTACTCCCTCTTGCATTGTACTTCCAGTTAACCATCATAGATTCAACTTTAAACCGGGTACCATTCAGATGTTACCTActtttcatggtatggattcgaAAAATCCGTACACTCACATGAGAGAATTTGAAGAGGTCTGCGGCACTTGTGTCGATCAGAATGTCAATGAGGATACTGTGAGGCTAAAATTGttcccattttcattaaaagaCAAAGCTAAAATGTGGTTAAACACATTAGAGTCGAGATCAATAGGaacatggagagaaatgcaaactaaatttttaaagaaatacttTCCGGCCAATAGGACAGCATCCCTTCAAAGACAAATGATGAACTTTGCTTGTAAACCCACCGAGTCATTTGCTCAAGCTTGGGATCGTTTCAAAGATCTACTTCTTACTTGCCCACATCATGCTTTTGAGCAGTGGCGGGTGGTTAGTTTTTTTCATGATGCCTTAACCCCCAACCTTAAGATGTTCGTGTCGACCATGTGCAATGGtgaattttatgagaagacacctgaagaagcttttcactttTTCGACACTTTAGCTGAGAATACTAGGAATTGGGAGGTAAGTCCATTGTCTTTGGAAGACTCAAGAGAGCATGTCAGTCCACAACCTCgaggaaaatttcaaataagtgaAAGTGATAACATCAATGCCCGGTTAACAGCattaacaaagaagatggaagaattagagttaaaaaaaaccAAGGCCGTCCATGAGGTGGAAGTCCTTTGCGTGGTTTGTGAGACGAATGGCCATATGACAGAAGATTGTCCTACCATTCCTGCTTTTAAAGAGGTCCTCTATGGCCAAGCATCTGGAGCACAACCACGTCAGACAAAGG GGTACAATCCTAATTCCAATACATACCACCCCAACTCCCGTAATCAccctaatttttcatggagaaatgattctgccGCCCAACCCCATGCACCATTCCCCTCACAGCCACAGTCTTACCAACCAAACCAAGGGTCATCTAGTGCATATCAACCTCCTCATAAGAGATCTCTAGAGGACACCCTACAACAATTCATGCAAGGTCAAATAGGAACTAATACCCAAGTAGCCAAgtttcaagaacaaacaaataggGCTCTAGAAGACATGAGAAGTCAGCTAACTAAGTTGACTCAGACCTTGAGTGTTAGAGAACCAGGAAAGTTTCCCTCACAACCAAGTCCGAACCCCGTAAGTCAAGCCCATAGAGCCGAAGGGTCATCTAGTGAGAATCATGAACAAGTCCAGTCTGTCACTGTCCTTAGGAGTGGGAAAGTAATTGAGAAACCTAAGGACCCTAGGACAAT GATAAACATTCCTTTATTGGATGCAATTAAGCAAACACCTTCGTATGCTAAGTTTTTGAAGGATCTCTGTAcagtcaaaagaaaaatcaatgtgcGGGAAAAAGCATTCTTAACAGAACAA GAAAATGCAAAACCTgtaaggcaaatgcaaaggcgTTTGAACccgaacatgaaagaagttgtccgGGGAGAGGTTCTTAAACTGTTAGATGCAGGTATCATCTACCCCATCTCAGATTCCAAATGGGTCAGTCCGACTCAAGTTGTACCTAAGAAGTCAGGAGTCACTGTGATagcaaatgagaacaatgagctcatccctacgcgcatccagactggatggcgtatgtgcattgattataggaaGCTCAACTCTGTGACAAGGAAGGATCATTTTCCGCTTCCATTTCTAGATCAAGTCTTAGAGAGAATAGCGGGACATGCCTTCTACTGCTTCTTGGATGGGTACTCTGGGTATAATCAAATAGAAATTGCGttagaggatcaggagaagaccacattcacttgtccatttgggacatttgcttaCAAACGAATGCCATTCGGTCTATGCAATGCCCCTGCAACATTTCAAAGATGCGTGATGagcatttttagtgaattggtagAGAATGTGGTGGAAGTTTTCATGGATGACTTCTTAGTGTATGGAGATAGCTTTAATAGTTGtctgaaaaatttagaaagagtCTTAGAGAGGTGCAAGGAAACGCATTTAGTGCTAAATTGGGAGAAGTGCCACTTCATGGTCACTCAAGGAAGTGTCTTAGGACACATTGTTTCTTCTAAGGGTATTGAGGTCGATCAGTTTAAggttgaattaattcaaaaattacccgcCCCAAAGAATGTGAGGGATGTtaggtcttttcttggccatgctggTTTTTATAGGCGCTTTATTGCTTCATTCAGTGCCATAGCCAAACCTTTATGTCGCCTTTTAGTCCTAGACATGCCCTTTGAGTGGACCAGTAAGTGTCAAGCtgcttttgagaaattaaaaaactcaCTTGTTtctgcacctatcattcagtcccctgattggtccctacCATTTGAGCTGATGTGTGATGCCAGTGATTACGCGATAGGAGCCGTGTTAGGTCAGAGGAAAGACAAGAAACCTTATGTGATATATTacgctagcaaaactcttaatgaggctcAAAAGAACTACACCACGACAGAGAAAGAGTTGCTAGCAGTTGTCTACGCCCTAGACAAATTCCGGTCTTACCTCGTGGGGTCACTGGTGATTGTTTTTACTGACCATGctgctcttaaatatttattaacaaagcaagatgcaaaaccccgtctcctTAGATGGATCTTATTGTTACAAGAATTCCATATCGAGATCAGAGACAAAAAAGGGGTAGAAAATGTGGTAGCCGATCACTTGTCTCGTCTACCATGCCAAAATCTTAATcaatttgaaaacccaatccaagattcctttcctgaagaacaattgtttcaaacaaacactcaaactgaaccactcacctttccaTGGTACGCTGATATAGCAAATTATCTAGTCACTAGACAGATCCCAGATTATTGGTCCAAACtagataaagaaaatttttttagGAAGGTGGtgacatttttctgggatgacccGTATCTGTTCAaatattgtcctgaccaaatcattcgCAGATGCATCCCTAATCATG aaaccagtGGTCAGGCTGAGCTAGCTAATAGGGAGATTAAACATATCTTAGAAAAGACCGTTGCCACCAATCGCAAAGATTGGTCTTTGAGattagtagacgctctttgggcatataGGACTGCATATAAAACGATCTTGGGAATGTCTCCATATAGATTAGTGTATGGTAAACCTTGTCATCTTCCCGTGGAAATTGAACAtagagcatattgggcaattcaaagAATCAACAAAAGTTTGACCGAAGCAGGCTtctctaggaagctccaattaaATGAGCTTGATGAAATAAGAAACgatgcatttgaaaatgcacgactGGCTAAgcttcgcatgaaagagttgcaTGACCGACGCATCATTAGGAAAAGCTTTCATGTCGGGCAACAGGTActtttgtatgattctcgattgcatttattcccaggaaaattaaaatcaagatgGGTTGGCCCCTtcataatcaagtccatctcgaAATATGGGGCTTTCGAAATTGAAAATCAAGAGTCAGGGCAATGCCTTaag tactatccatctctcccacaaaatgatttaaaaaagatttatgccactaggtgtgaaagacttcggatgttgatgtataaaaatatccctgaggatattcgctggttaattgaagcaaaagttcgatt tgtggggtttacttccataaatcgagatgataaaatttgtttcataaaggatgggctgagtaaggagtctttggatgatatccgattgactcttgagacgcatccgtgtggaatagtgcaacgagaaattcttgctttatggacccagtttagaagtgaccaccaacgctatagtcttgggaatctgactataattgaccctgtttgccaatctataagaaaattggatgggaagcctatccccgcttcatag